TGGTCTCGCACCAGGTCAGCCTGATCAGCATCCAGGCCGGCGCCCTGCAGGTCAGCAGCGCCGACCCGGCCGCGGTCGCGACCGCCAGGACGATCCGCGAGCTCTCGGTGCGCACCCTGGAGGAGCTGCGCCAGATGGTCGGGGTCCTGCGGGCCTCCGGGGTCCGGCGGGACGTACCGCTGGCCCCCCAGCCCCGGCTGGCCGACCTGTGCCGGCTGATCCGGGAGAGCGGCCTGCCGGCCGACACCGAGATCAGCACCGGCGAACTGCCCTGGCCGGAGGCGGTGGAGCGGGCCGCCTACCGCACCGTCCAGGAGGCGCTCACCAACATCAGCAAGCACGCGCCGGACTCCGCCGTGGCGGTCAAGGTCTTGGCCCGCGGCGCCCGCCTGCGGGTCGAGGTCCGCAACGGCCCCCCGCCCGTCCCCTCCGGCGGCCACGGCGAAGTCCTCCCCGGCGGCGGCCACGGCCTGGTCGGCCTGCGCGAACGCGCCCAGCTCCTCGGCGGCACACTGACCGCCCGCCCGACCCCGGAAGGCGGCTTCGAAGTCCTCGCCGACCTCCCGGCCGCCCGGGACTGACCAAGCCGGCCCGAATTCCCGCCCCACGCCGTACGAACAAGGCCGGCTCCGGAACACCACCACCGTGCCCTGACCTCGGCCCCGCACGGACCGCGTCCGAGCCAAAGGGGCCCGCCGGCGCCGAAAGGAAGGAGCGCGGGAGCGACGACCGTCGGCGCCGGGTCGGAGGGCCCCGGCGGCGAGAGACGCCTAAAACAAGAAAGCCCCGCAGATCCGAAGATCTGCGGGGCCTCGCTGTGCGCGAGGGGGGAGTTGAACCCCCACGCCCTTTCGGGCACTGGAACCTGAATCCAGCGCGTCTGCCTATTCCGCCACCCGCGCATGGGTGATGTCGTAGATGCTATCCGATCCTCCGACCCGCTCCGCACCGTCTCCGGTGTTTCGCTGGCCTTCGGTCCGGCTGCCTTGCGGCCGCCCCTTCCGACATGGAAAACATTAGCACGCCCCTGGGGCTACCTCCGAATCCCTTTCCCCGGACCGTCCCGGCACCGCCCCTCGAAGTCGATCGGACGCGCCACCGGGGTGCCCCGCCGACGGCCGGGCGCATCCGAACGGCTGCCCCGCGAACAGGCGAGCGAGGGGTGAGCGGGCCTTCGGCCGGGTAGCCCTGCCTTGCCGGGCACCGGGGCGAACACCGGGGGGAACACCGGCGCGGACACCGGCGCGGGCGCAGTGTGCGCGAGCCCACCCCCGGGTACGACGCGGTCCGGGAACCGTACGGATGGCCCGGGCGTGGATACGATCAGTACGGAAGTACCGCAAGTAGGCGCGACCGGTTCCAGCCGACCCGGTCCGCGGACAAGCGACCGAACCCTTGGAAGGGGGTGCCCCGTGGGAGTCCTGAAGAAGTTCGAACAGCGGCTCGAGGGTCTCGTGAACGGCACCTTCGCCAAGGTGTTCAAGTCCGAGGTCCAGCCTGTGGAGATCGCCGGCGCTCTTCAGCGCGAGTGCGACAACAACGCCACGATCTGGAACCGCGACCGCACCGTCGTCCCCAACGATTTCATCGTGGAGCTCAGTCCGCACGACCACGAGCGGCTCAGCCCCTACTCCGGGCAGCTCGGCCAGGAGCTGGCCGGCATGGTCCGCGAGTACGCCGAGGCCCAGCGGTACAGCTTCATGGGTCCGCTCCAGGTCAACCTGGAGAAGGCGGACGATCTCGACACCGGCCTGTACCGGGTGCGCAGCCGCACGCTGGCCGCCGAGGAACCGCAGCAGCCGCACCAGCAGCCGCCGGCCCAGGGCGGGCAGCCGGGCTACGGCCGCCCGCCGGTGGCCGCCGCCCCCGGCGCACCGTGGCAGCAGCCCGGCGCGGCCCCGTACGGTGCGCCCCAGCCGCCGGCCGCGCCCCCCGCGATGCCCCCGGGCCCGCCGGCGCACCAGCCGGCCCCGGGCGGCAACAACGTGCGGCCGTTCCCCGGCGCGGGCCACGGCGGTACCGCCGTCCGGCGCTGGATCGAGGTCAACGGGTCGCGTCACCAGATCACCGGGAACGCCTGCGTGCTCGGCCGCTCCACCGAGGCGGACGTGCGCATCGACGACCCCGGGGTGTCCCGCAAGCACGCCGAGATCCGCCCGGGCACCCCCTCGATGGTGCTCGACCTCGGGTCGACGAACGGCATCGTGGTGGACGGACAGCACACCCAGCGCGCTACGCTCCGCGACGGCTCACGAATCGTCGTGGGTTCCACCACCATCGTCTACCGACAGGTCGAAGGGTAGAAGCGGGCCACTTATGTCAGAACTGACCCTGACGGTCATGCGGCTGGGCTTCCTCGCCGTGCTGTGGCTGTTCGTCATCGTCGCGGTCCAGGTGATCCGCAGCGACCTGTTCGGCACCAAGATCAACCCGCGCTCCTCCCGGCGGGCCGCCACCGCGCAGGCCGGCGCCGCGCCGCCCGGCCGTCCCGCCCAGGGCTCCGGTCCCGGCCAGGGGCAGGGCCAGAGCCAGCCGGCCGCCCCCGCCCAGCCCTCGCGGCGCCGGG
The sequence above is a segment of the Kitasatospora sp. NBC_00240 genome. Coding sequences within it:
- a CDS encoding histidine kinase gives rise to the protein MTADRPRRRPAWTGSPWVALLLPVLFSLVDAALVARNSSWWENGLSVLAAVALLLRRRFPVLVLLLTLPGSFLNYIWIAPVTAVYSVAAHRSRAWVTTLAATVFALVEFFHWPFADHPLAFDRDNALYAIQCVMLAAGPAALGLLSRTRRELATKLDELTRGQERESRLLAERVLISERGRLAREMHDVVSHQVSLISIQAGALQVSSADPAAVATARTIRELSVRTLEELRQMVGVLRASGVRRDVPLAPQPRLADLCRLIRESGLPADTEISTGELPWPEAVERAAYRTVQEALTNISKHAPDSAVAVKVLARGARLRVEVRNGPPPVPSGGHGEVLPGGGHGLVGLRERAQLLGGTLTARPTPEGGFEVLADLPAARD
- a CDS encoding DUF3662 and FHA domain-containing protein — protein: MGVLKKFEQRLEGLVNGTFAKVFKSEVQPVEIAGALQRECDNNATIWNRDRTVVPNDFIVELSPHDHERLSPYSGQLGQELAGMVREYAEAQRYSFMGPLQVNLEKADDLDTGLYRVRSRTLAAEEPQQPHQQPPAQGGQPGYGRPPVAAAPGAPWQQPGAAPYGAPQPPAAPPAMPPGPPAHQPAPGGNNVRPFPGAGHGGTAVRRWIEVNGSRHQITGNACVLGRSTEADVRIDDPGVSRKHAEIRPGTPSMVLDLGSTNGIVVDGQHTQRATLRDGSRIVVGSTTIVYRQVEG